Proteins encoded together in one Marinithermus hydrothermalis DSM 14884 window:
- a CDS encoding sugar phosphorylase — protein sequence MAWDLSTLQERMRARLAFLYGAREAGAAWEAIAKRVAAFRDRHPEWLEQAPGLYADHTDVLLITYGDQIRTPGEAPLRTLKAFMDAHLKDRVSGLHLLPHYPYSSDDGFSVIDYRRVNPELGTWADVEALARAYRLMLDAVINHISAQSPWFQAYRRGEAPYVHYFIELDPGTDTSTVYRPREHPLLTPFETTRGTRYVWTTFSTDQVDLNYKNPAVLVEVLDVLLEYAAHGADLLRLDAVGLLWKELGTSCLHLPQTHAVVKLIRDLLNATAPHVMLVPEINGPFEENLPYLGDGYDEAQMIYNFTLPPLVLHAFYTGEATRLARWLEGVQLPSNQTAFFNFLASHDGIGVRPVEPLLPPEEFQLLIERTLEHGGRVNYRRGPDGERRPYELCITYYDALTAPDESLDTGVARFRAAHAILLALAGVPGVYVHSLFGTPNWHEGYARTRQGRTLNRRKFTRAELEAALARPEGRFARVFHEITRLLEARRAEPAFHPTALQRVLHLHPNVLALERTARAGYRLYALVNVSAHPVALSLEGLRGGEVREVLTGTRYPIREGRLEVRLEPYGVRWLRELGTL from the coding sequence ATGGCCTGGGACCTATCCACCCTGCAAGAACGGATGCGCGCGCGGCTGGCCTTCCTGTACGGCGCCCGGGAGGCCGGGGCGGCCTGGGAGGCGATCGCGAAGCGGGTCGCGGCGTTTCGCGATCGGCACCCGGAGTGGCTCGAGCAAGCCCCTGGCCTGTACGCTGACCACACCGACGTCCTCCTCATCACCTACGGCGACCAAATCCGGACGCCGGGAGAGGCCCCGTTGCGGACGCTGAAGGCCTTCATGGACGCGCACTTAAAGGACCGGGTCTCTGGGCTGCACCTGTTGCCGCACTACCCGTACTCCTCCGACGACGGGTTCAGCGTGATCGATTACCGGCGCGTGAACCCCGAGCTGGGGACCTGGGCGGACGTGGAGGCCCTCGCCCGCGCGTACCGCTTGATGCTGGACGCGGTGATCAACCACATCTCCGCGCAAAGCCCGTGGTTCCAAGCCTACCGGCGCGGGGAGGCCCCGTACGTGCACTACTTCATCGAGCTGGATCCGGGCACGGACACCTCCACGGTCTACCGGCCGCGGGAACACCCCCTCCTCACGCCCTTCGAGACCACGCGGGGCACGCGGTACGTCTGGACTACCTTCTCTACCGACCAGGTCGACCTCAACTACAAGAACCCCGCGGTCCTCGTGGAGGTGCTCGACGTGCTGCTCGAGTACGCCGCGCACGGGGCGGACCTCCTGAGGCTCGACGCGGTCGGCCTACTCTGGAAGGAGCTCGGCACCTCCTGCCTGCACCTCCCCCAGACGCACGCGGTGGTCAAGCTGATCCGCGACCTCCTGAACGCCACCGCCCCGCACGTGATGCTCGTCCCAGAGATCAACGGACCCTTCGAGGAAAACCTCCCGTACCTCGGGGACGGGTACGACGAGGCGCAGATGATTTACAACTTCACCCTGCCTCCCCTGGTGCTGCACGCCTTCTACACCGGGGAAGCGACGCGCCTCGCCCGCTGGCTCGAGGGCGTGCAGCTGCCCTCGAACCAGACGGCCTTCTTCAACTTCCTGGCCTCCCATGACGGGATCGGCGTCCGACCGGTCGAGCCGTTGCTGCCCCCCGAGGAGTTCCAGCTCCTCATCGAGCGGACCCTCGAGCACGGCGGCCGGGTCAATTACCGCCGGGGCCCCGACGGGGAGCGGCGGCCCTATGAGCTGTGCATCACGTACTACGACGCCCTCACCGCCCCGGACGAATCGCTGGATACCGGCGTGGCCCGCTTCCGCGCGGCGCACGCGATCCTCCTCGCCCTGGCTGGCGTCCCGGGGGTGTACGTGCACTCGTTGTTCGGCACCCCGAACTGGCACGAGGGGTACGCGCGCACGCGGCAGGGCCGCACCCTAAACCGCCGGAAGTTCACCCGCGCCGAGCTCGAGGCCGCCCTCGCGCGCCCAGAGGGCCGGTTCGCCCGCGTGTTTCACGAGATCACCCGGTTGCTCGAGGCCCGCCGGGCCGAGCCCGCCTTCCACCCCACCGCGCTGCAGCGCGTGCTCCACCTGCACCCGAACGTGCTGGCCCTGGAGCGCACCGCCCGCGCGGGGTACCGGCTCTACGCGTTGGTGAACGTCTCCGCGCACCCCGTCGCCCTCAGCCTCGAGGGGCTGCGTGGGGGGGAGGTGCGGGAGGTGCTTACCGGGACGCGGTACCCGATCCGGGAAGGGCGGCTCGAGGTGCGGCTCGAGCCCTACGGGGTGCGGTGGTTGCGGGAGCTGGGTACGCTATAA
- a CDS encoding DUF1684 domain-containing protein: MDELQLLDWRRRVHALYAEVRAVRDPHAAWVRWRAERDRLFKTHPQSPLTPEQRAAFTGLEYFPYDPAWRVEGMVEPDPAPEAFTLALREDGTFRMRRFARVRFRLGGASWTLALFWIEGYGGGLFLPFRDATNGDETYGGGRYLLDTIKGADLGGDEGRIVLDFNFAYNPSCAYHPRWHCPLAPEENRLALPVRAGERAFTG, encoded by the coding sequence ATGGACGAACTCCAGCTTCTGGACTGGCGGCGGCGGGTGCATGCCCTGTACGCCGAGGTGCGGGCCGTGCGGGACCCGCACGCGGCTTGGGTGCGCTGGCGGGCGGAGCGCGACAGGCTTTTCAAAACGCACCCGCAGTCCCCCCTCACCCCCGAGCAGCGGGCAGCCTTCACGGGGCTCGAGTACTTCCCTTATGACCCCGCGTGGCGCGTGGAGGGGATGGTGGAACCGGACCCGGCTCCGGAAGCCTTCACGCTCGCGCTGCGGGAGGACGGGACCTTCCGGATGCGCCGGTTCGCGCGGGTGCGCTTCCGGTTGGGGGGCGCGAGTTGGACTCTTGCCTTGTTCTGGATCGAGGGGTACGGGGGCGGCCTCTTCCTGCCCTTCCGTGACGCCACGAACGGCGACGAAACCTACGGGGGCGGACGGTACCTGCTCGACACGATCAAGGGGGCCGACCTGGGGGGGGACGAGGGACGGATCGTGCTGGACTTCAATTTCGCCTATAACCCCTCGTGTGCTTACCACCCCCGCTGGCACTGCCCGCTCGCACCGGAGGAGAACCGCTTGGCCCTTCCGGTGCGCGCGGGGGAGCGGGCCTTCACTGGGTGA
- a CDS encoding dihydrolipoyl dehydrogenase family protein, with the protein MEQVDVIIIGSGQGGVPLAADLASEGKRVVLFERDRLGGSCVNYGCHPSKLLLASAHAAARARRAARLGVHAEVRVDFPAVMQRVRRVRDQMSSGVGRRLEKAGVRVVRAEARFTGERTVEGGGLTVTAPLVIINTGTAPAVPPIPGLEGTPYLTNLTFFELNELPARTLVLGGGYVGLELGQGLAQLGSEVHVIEMAERLMPTEEPDVSEVLHAALEADGVRIHLGTRAERVAHENGRFSVALSNGQTLEGEALLVATGRRPNTPALNAEAAGIELDARGFIKVDDRFRTTAEGVYAIGDVTGQPAFTHVSWEDYRRLMAVLKGEARRRGDRVLGYVAFTEPQLGRAGLTLEQAQAQGYKARAATLPMKRVARAIDLDETQGFFRLVIDEETERILGATFVGYEAGELVQLIMVLMEAGAPWRVLEQSQLIHPTLAEGLPVLARQFTQ; encoded by the coding sequence ATGGAGCAAGTAGACGTTATCATCATCGGAAGCGGTCAAGGGGGCGTGCCGCTCGCGGCGGACCTCGCTAGCGAAGGCAAACGGGTGGTGCTCTTCGAGCGAGACCGGTTGGGGGGCAGCTGCGTGAACTACGGGTGCCACCCCTCGAAGCTCCTTCTCGCCTCGGCCCACGCCGCAGCGCGCGCCCGGCGCGCCGCGCGCCTCGGGGTCCACGCCGAGGTCCGGGTGGACTTCCCCGCGGTGATGCAGCGGGTGCGCCGCGTGCGCGACCAGATGTCCAGCGGCGTGGGCCGCCGCCTCGAGAAGGCCGGGGTGCGCGTGGTGCGGGCCGAGGCCCGCTTCACGGGTGAACGCACCGTCGAAGGAGGCGGCCTGACCGTCACCGCGCCCCTCGTGATCATCAACACCGGCACCGCGCCCGCCGTCCCCCCTATCCCCGGCCTCGAGGGAACCCCCTACCTCACCAACCTCACCTTCTTCGAGCTCAACGAGCTGCCCGCCCGAACGCTCGTCCTGGGCGGTGGGTACGTGGGCCTCGAGCTCGGGCAGGGCCTGGCCCAGCTCGGGAGCGAAGTGCACGTGATTGAGATGGCCGAACGGCTCATGCCCACGGAGGAACCGGACGTCAGCGAGGTGCTGCACGCCGCTCTGGAGGCCGACGGAGTCCGGATCCACCTCGGCACGAGAGCCGAGCGCGTCGCGCACGAGAACGGGCGGTTCAGCGTCGCGCTCTCAAACGGCCAGACCCTCGAGGGGGAGGCCCTTTTGGTGGCTACCGGCCGCCGCCCCAACACCCCAGCCTTAAACGCCGAAGCGGCAGGGATCGAACTGGACGCGCGGGGGTTTATCAAGGTGGATGATCGGTTCCGCACCACCGCCGAGGGGGTGTACGCGATCGGGGACGTGACCGGACAACCCGCGTTCACGCACGTCTCCTGGGAGGACTACCGCCGCTTGATGGCCGTACTGAAGGGCGAGGCGCGACGGAGGGGCGATCGGGTCCTGGGGTACGTGGCCTTCACCGAACCCCAGCTGGGCCGCGCGGGGCTCACGCTCGAGCAGGCCCAGGCGCAAGGGTACAAGGCGCGCGCGGCGACGCTGCCCATGAAGCGCGTGGCGCGCGCGATCGACCTGGACGAGACCCAGGGGTTCTTCCGCCTGGTGATCGACGAGGAAACCGAGCGGATCCTGGGCGCGACCTTCGTAGGGTACGAGGCTGGCGAGCTCGTGCAGCTCATCATGGTGCTGATGGAGGCTGGGGCCCCGTGGCGGGTGCTGGAGCAAAGCCAGCTCATCCACCCCACGCTCGCCGAGGGGCTGCCCGTCCTGGCCCGGCAGTTCACCCAGTGA
- a CDS encoding SDR family oxidoreductase gives MPSLQDQVFILTGGAGAIAGAVAEALARAGARLVLVDKAQPLLQERAQALEALPLTHDLTQYPEAVRMVEAAKTAFGRVDGLIHTVRGFATGRLHEAPPEAYDQLFDANVRSLFYAVRAVLPELKAAGRGFIAGFAAGPAWRGGAAGMGLYAAAKSAVAALLRSLDAELTENAIRVAVLYPMGAVDTPQNRRAMPHTDPQTWIAPEAIAEALLFAATRSPRGRLLEIPIYPPR, from the coding sequence ATGCCCAGCCTGCAAGACCAGGTGTTCATCCTGACCGGAGGCGCGGGCGCCATAGCCGGCGCAGTGGCCGAGGCCCTCGCCCGGGCCGGGGCCCGCCTGGTGCTGGTAGACAAGGCCCAACCCCTGTTGCAAGAACGGGCCCAGGCCCTCGAGGCCCTCCCCCTCACCCACGACCTAACCCAATACCCGGAGGCCGTCCGCATGGTGGAAGCCGCCAAGACGGCCTTCGGCCGGGTGGACGGGCTCATCCATACCGTGAGGGGGTTCGCCACGGGCCGTCTGCACGAGGCGCCCCCTGAAGCATACGACCAGTTGTTCGACGCAAACGTGCGCTCGCTCTTTTACGCGGTGCGTGCAGTGCTCCCCGAACTGAAAGCCGCCGGGAGGGGGTTCATCGCCGGGTTTGCGGCGGGCCCCGCCTGGCGCGGCGGCGCGGCCGGGATGGGCCTGTACGCCGCGGCGAAAAGCGCGGTCGCGGCCCTGCTGCGTTCCCTCGACGCCGAACTTACGGAAAACGCGATCCGGGTCGCCGTTCTCTACCCCATGGGGGCGGTGGACACCCCGCAGAACCGGCGGGCGATGCCCCACACCGACCCCCAGACCTGGATCGCCCCCGAAGCGATCGCCGAAGCCCTCCTCTTCGCCGCGACCCGAAGCCCCAGGGGCCGTCTCTTGGAGATCCCGATCTACCCGCCTCGCTAG
- a CDS encoding Ig-like domain-containing protein, producing MALAVGGWGGAQQGGVRFEVTSVVEALPADGESTATLVAFLADAAGRPFDGEVVRFALQRGVGTLSAPALGQDVVGEVPGGAAGREPLVGDTSVEGRNLGNGVYVARYRAGAVPGRVRIGAVWLSAADGPLPQAFTEIDLVAAQSLSLRVDDDVLLADGKDQATIIAYVLNALDRPAVGERVTFRVIRGAGELEFLGEENGRYAAVYTAGTTPGEAVIEVALPTISRPLRKRVTITAVEAARLEARAFPQRVARRVTQGPVRARNTATLLVAVRDGDGNLLRGLTPRDLVAQVVRGPGSVSQGREVQFTNGEGAGVYYFTFLASAVNGTATIQVTNLASPGAPTIEVRVQTVSQRSAGLAEGLEFEVYTDDPFYADGQSQALVVAMVADRQGGMVEGLDLDFVITEGRGEVVARGVELENLAGGEGTGVYTTTVTAGQAATGARTRVRAAVVNRSGALITGEVTLRSDPLGTPRVVIFPERIPANRAARAVIDIFDFEAESLEGQGARYRVQVLSGPGQVVTEARNDGGGLDLVADDNVHTALYEATARAVDQRVRLRVTDVIPGGYPSVQGTLRLGQATVLKGFVVPREVSRGEAVQVIVLARDEFGLPAVGHEILLTVVDGSGAVVARGRMRDDGGRVGGYADAYANDGMYVGAFRASAIASREITLRITDTTPSPQPTLNLRVRVR from the coding sequence ATGGCCTTGGCGGTGGGGGGGTGGGGGGGCGCGCAGCAGGGCGGGGTGCGCTTCGAGGTGACCTCCGTGGTGGAGGCATTGCCGGCGGACGGTGAGAGTACCGCCACCCTCGTAGCCTTCTTAGCGGATGCTGCGGGCCGTCCCTTCGACGGGGAGGTCGTGCGCTTCGCCTTGCAGCGCGGGGTGGGTACCTTGAGCGCCCCGGCTTTAGGGCAGGACGTGGTTGGGGAGGTGCCGGGTGGGGCGGCCGGGCGCGAGCCGCTCGTGGGGGATACTTCGGTAGAGGGGCGCAACCTGGGGAACGGCGTGTACGTGGCCCGTTACCGAGCCGGGGCGGTGCCTGGACGAGTCCGGATCGGTGCGGTGTGGCTCAGCGCGGCCGATGGGCCGCTGCCCCAGGCCTTCACAGAGATCGACCTGGTGGCCGCCCAAAGCCTTTCGCTCCGGGTGGATGACGACGTCCTCCTCGCGGATGGAAAGGACCAAGCCACGATTATCGCGTACGTGCTGAACGCGCTCGACCGGCCGGCGGTAGGGGAGCGGGTCACCTTCCGCGTCATCCGAGGGGCAGGGGAGCTCGAGTTCCTTGGGGAGGAGAACGGGCGCTACGCTGCGGTGTACACTGCAGGCACCACGCCGGGCGAGGCAGTGATCGAGGTGGCGCTTCCCACGATCTCGCGCCCCCTCCGCAAGCGCGTCACGATTACCGCGGTGGAGGCGGCGCGGCTCGAGGCGCGCGCCTTTCCCCAGCGGGTGGCGCGGCGCGTGACGCAGGGCCCGGTGCGTGCGAGAAACACCGCGACCCTTCTTGTGGCCGTGCGGGATGGGGATGGGAACTTGTTGCGGGGCCTCACACCGCGCGACCTGGTGGCGCAGGTGGTGCGGGGGCCGGGCTCGGTCTCCCAAGGGCGTGAGGTGCAGTTCACGAACGGGGAGGGTGCGGGAGTGTACTACTTCACCTTCTTGGCGAGCGCGGTGAACGGTACCGCGACGATCCAGGTCACGAACCTGGCCTCCCCAGGCGCGCCGACGATCGAGGTGCGGGTGCAGACGGTGTCCCAAAGGAGTGCGGGGCTCGCGGAGGGCCTCGAGTTCGAGGTGTACACCGACGACCCCTTTTACGCGGACGGCCAGTCGCAGGCGCTGGTAGTGGCGATGGTGGCGGACCGGCAGGGCGGGATGGTGGAGGGGCTGGATCTGGACTTCGTGATCACGGAAGGGCGGGGGGAGGTTGTGGCGCGCGGGGTGGAGCTGGAGAATCTCGCAGGTGGGGAGGGTACCGGCGTGTACACGACGACTGTGACGGCGGGCCAGGCCGCGACGGGGGCCCGTACCCGCGTGCGGGCCGCCGTCGTAAACCGGAGCGGTGCGCTGATCACGGGGGAGGTGACGCTGCGCAGCGACCCGCTGGGTACGCCGCGGGTGGTGATCTTCCCAGAGCGGATCCCGGCCAACCGGGCCGCGCGCGCGGTGATCGATATCTTTGATTTTGAGGCAGAGTCCCTCGAGGGGCAAGGAGCACGTTACCGGGTGCAGGTCCTTTCAGGGCCGGGGCAGGTCGTTACGGAAGCCCGGAACGATGGGGGTGGGCTGGACCTCGTGGCGGACGACAATGTGCACACGGCGTTGTACGAGGCGACGGCCCGCGCGGTGGATCAGCGTGTGCGCTTGCGGGTAACGGACGTGATCCCCGGGGGGTACCCGAGCGTGCAGGGGACCCTCCGGTTGGGGCAGGCTACCGTCCTCAAAGGGTTCGTCGTGCCGCGCGAGGTAAGCCGGGGTGAGGCGGTGCAGGTGATCGTGCTGGCCCGGGATGAGTTCGGTCTGCCCGCGGTGGGGCACGAGATCCTCCTTACCGTGGTGGATGGGAGCGGTGCGGTAGTGGCCCGAGGGCGGATGCGGGACGACGGGGGGCGGGTTGGAGGGTATGCGGACGCGTACGCCAACGACGGGATGTACGTGGGGGCTTTCCGCGCCAGTGCGATCGCGAGCCGCGAGATTACGTTGCGGATTACGGACACCACGCCCTCTCCGCAGCCGACGCTGAACCTGCGGGTGCGGGTGCGTTAG
- a CDS encoding M1 family aminopeptidase — translation MRRRNESEASIWGRTYIYAAWGLWRRGVWLLGVWVAAAWGWAAQVERYDIEAWIQPAQHRFEVTARITVSGRGSLELWLPRAFRILEAPGARIEERAQHRIRYPNLEPGRVLVIRAALEGPVALEGYFNLGAPRGYALDAWYPAELEYRPRPYTLTLYLPAGVRAVGPGVMVEAPGRVTLTGDGFGTPAFVYGPYRRVAAGRVELWYPPEAQPTGGRRAVQALATQVAGIVERYEALFGPGPDGPVRLVALELPGRMEGYGLAHTVLVPPHRFTKLAEGRLEPGAYAFLAHELAHTWWGNRVIPQEPGAWFLTEGTANYLAALLVEERFGPQVAGRLWEYWAALAARRDGSEAWRYTRAAWMHRTLEGLLGRAVYLEALAELARTTPFPNLEGFRVHLERKTRVGLAPLFAEWMTGRYPEYTLTREASGWVLENRGTGGATPVTVEVDGKRFPVVLEPSGRLVLGRARRVRLDPERYVLPLN, via the coding sequence ATGCGCAGGCGAAATGAGAGTGAAGCCTCGATCTGGGGGCGTACGTATATATATGCGGCTTGGGGGTTATGGCGACGCGGCGTTTGGCTCCTAGGGGTTTGGGTCGCGGCGGCCTGGGGCTGGGCTGCCCAGGTCGAACGCTATGATATCGAGGCCTGGATCCAACCCGCCCAACACCGCTTTGAGGTCACGGCCCGGATCACCGTCTCAGGGCGCGGCTCCCTAGAGCTTTGGTTACCCCGCGCGTTCCGGATCCTGGAGGCGCCCGGGGCGCGTATTGAGGAGCGCGCGCAACACCGGATCCGCTACCCGAACCTCGAGCCGGGCCGGGTGCTCGTGATCCGCGCCGCGCTGGAAGGGCCGGTGGCGCTTGAAGGGTACTTCAACCTGGGTGCGCCGAGAGGGTACGCCCTCGACGCCTGGTACCCGGCCGAGCTCGAGTACCGGCCCCGCCCCTACACCCTGACGCTTTACCTGCCCGCCGGGGTGCGGGCTGTAGGGCCGGGTGTGATGGTGGAGGCCCCCGGCCGCGTCACGCTTACCGGGGACGGGTTCGGCACCCCGGCCTTCGTCTACGGGCCGTACCGACGCGTCGCCGCAGGGCGCGTGGAGCTTTGGTACCCCCCCGAGGCCCAGCCCACCGGCGGCCGGCGCGCGGTGCAGGCCTTGGCTACCCAAGTGGCGGGCATCGTGGAGCGCTACGAGGCCCTATTCGGACCGGGGCCGGACGGGCCGGTGCGCCTCGTGGCCCTCGAGCTGCCTGGCCGCATGGAGGGGTATGGCCTGGCCCACACGGTCCTGGTGCCCCCCCACCGCTTCACGAAACTGGCGGAAGGAAGGCTCGAGCCGGGCGCGTACGCCTTCTTGGCCCATGAGCTCGCCCACACCTGGTGGGGTAATCGCGTGATCCCCCAGGAGCCCGGAGCGTGGTTTCTGACCGAGGGTACGGCGAACTACCTCGCCGCCCTCCTCGTGGAGGAGCGCTTCGGCCCCCAGGTGGCCGGCCGCCTCTGGGAGTACTGGGCGGCCCTCGCCGCCAGGCGGGATGGGAGCGAGGCCTGGCGGTACACGCGAGCCGCTTGGATGCACCGCACGCTCGAGGGCCTGCTCGGTCGCGCGGTCTACCTCGAGGCCCTCGCGGAGCTTGCGCGAACCACGCCGTTCCCCAACCTCGAGGGCTTCCGTGTACACCTGGAGCGCAAGACGCGCGTGGGTCTTGCGCCGCTCTTCGCGGAGTGGATGACCGGCCGTTACCCGGAGTACACCCTCACGCGGGAGGCGTCCGGTTGGGTGCTGGAGAACCGCGGGACCGGAGGGGCGACGCCGGTCACGGTGGAGGTGGACGGCAAGCGTTTTCCGGTGGTGCTTGAGCCTTCCGGCCGGCTGGTGCTGGGCCGGGCGCGCCGGGTGCGCCTGGACCCCGAGCGGTACGTGCTGCCGCTGAACTAG
- a CDS encoding NAD(P)-dependent oxidoreductase, translating to MKVGFIGLGAMGYPMAGHLAQRFETLVWNRTREKAQAHAEAFGSKAVALEEVAAASVIFTCLPTSREVGEIAARLAPHLKADTVWVDCTSGEPEASRTIAARLAEQGVAFLDAPVSGGTIGAERGTLTVMVGGDVAALERAREAIEAFAGKIVHVGPVGAGHAVKAVNNALLAVNLWAAGEGLAALVKQGVRAEVALEVINASSGRSNATENLIPERVVTRAWPLTFKLGLLAKDIGIAMRVLDGADLPAPVLRLVHEVYQAAKREIGADADHVEALKLIERWAETEIR from the coding sequence ATGAAGGTAGGGTTTATCGGACTGGGCGCCATGGGGTACCCCATGGCCGGGCACCTGGCCCAACGCTTCGAGACGCTGGTGTGGAACCGCACCCGGGAAAAGGCCCAGGCGCACGCCGAGGCCTTCGGCTCCAAGGCGGTCGCGCTGGAGGAGGTCGCCGCGGCCAGCGTGATCTTCACCTGCCTGCCCACCTCGCGCGAGGTGGGCGAGATCGCGGCCCGTCTCGCGCCCCACCTCAAAGCGGACACGGTCTGGGTGGACTGCACCTCGGGCGAGCCTGAGGCGAGCCGAACCATCGCGGCGCGGCTCGCCGAGCAGGGCGTCGCCTTCCTCGACGCGCCCGTCTCGGGGGGCACCATCGGCGCGGAGCGGGGCACCTTGACCGTGATGGTCGGCGGGGATGTGGCCGCCCTCGAGCGCGCCCGGGAGGCGATCGAGGCCTTCGCCGGGAAGATCGTGCACGTAGGCCCGGTCGGGGCAGGGCACGCGGTGAAGGCTGTAAACAACGCGCTGCTCGCCGTGAACCTGTGGGCGGCCGGGGAAGGGCTCGCCGCGCTGGTGAAGCAGGGCGTGCGGGCCGAGGTGGCCCTCGAGGTGATCAACGCCTCCTCCGGCCGGTCAAACGCCACGGAGAACCTCATCCCGGAGCGGGTCGTGACGCGGGCCTGGCCCCTTACCTTCAAGCTAGGCCTCCTCGCCAAGGACATCGGCATCGCGATGCGGGTCCTGGACGGAGCTGACCTGCCCGCACCGGTGCTGCGGCTGGTGCACGAGGTGTACCAGGCCGCTAAGCGCGAGATCGGCGCGGACGCGGACCACGTGGAAGCCCTTAAGCTGATCGAGCGCTGGGCCGAAACAGAGATCCGCTAA